Proteins encoded in a region of the Coleofasciculus sp. FACHB-T130 genome:
- a CDS encoding DUF3038 domain-containing protein has translation MNLSVSVMPLNSPPRESMPLILDNLPDPPISSSSGCPRRTRLQIDLMLLAIEALELGGSEAMLTVAKDLELQGIIKNRVHLWRIRSSNPLRRSYTRRLLTLDEAKAMVILVCHLARRLTVLIRQLLLAYQQLRDKQVPLEHHFRLSEYLERFRAHFRSRMNPRRAGVAAYNSDEKLNNLAIELLSELLFCTGTSGMQRFWSSLFDGEV, from the coding sequence ATGAATCTTTCTGTGAGCGTAATGCCATTAAACAGTCCTCCACGAGAGTCAATGCCGCTGATTTTAGACAATCTCCCTGACCCACCGATTTCGTCGTCAAGTGGGTGTCCGCGTCGAACTCGGCTACAAATTGACCTGATGCTACTAGCAATAGAAGCCCTGGAATTGGGAGGGTCTGAAGCAATGCTGACAGTGGCGAAGGATTTGGAACTCCAGGGAATTATCAAAAATCGGGTACACCTTTGGCGAATCCGAAGCAGCAACCCGCTACGACGATCTTATACACGCCGTTTGCTAACCCTGGATGAAGCCAAAGCGATGGTGATCCTAGTCTGCCATCTAGCACGGCGGTTAACCGTGTTGATCCGGCAGCTGCTACTGGCTTATCAACAACTGCGTGACAAGCAGGTGCCATTAGAACATCATTTTCGCTTGTCTGAGTATTTAGAAAGGTTCCGCGCTCACTTCCGGAGCCGAATGAATCCACGACGCGCTGGTGTCGCCGCCTATAACTCTGATGAGAAGTTAAACAATCTGGCTATTGAGCTGTTAAGCGAGCTGCTATTTTGTACGGGAACGTCTGGAATGCAAAGATTTTGGAGCAGCCTTTTTGATGGAGAAGTGTAA
- a CDS encoding SUMF1/EgtB/PvdO family nonheme iron enzyme → MSYCLNPACQKCQNSHNDKFCKNCGTKLVLLGRYRALAPLGQGGFGRTFRAIDEAKPSKPACVIKQFFPIQQGTDTANKAAELFHQEAVRLEELGNHPQIPELLAHFEEENRQYLVQQFINGQNLAHILEQQGASSETEIRSLLADLLRVLEFVHSKQVIHRDIKPENIIRRQVDNQLVLVDFGAAKFATGTALARTGTVIGDFRYIAPEQAVGKGVFASDLYSLGVTCIHLLTNVEPLELFDTDEDAWVWQNYLQNALSDELRSIIDKMIQRGAKRRYQSAEDVINALTPQKSSVAPTILNIPQPLPLKTFDFDVVTVNGQGIETNRHRMQAKYFSEDLGSGMTLEMVEIPGGTFLMGSPDTEKGRSTRESLQHQVTVAPFFIGKFTITQAQWKVVATLPKINREMQPDPSYFKGTNRPVENVSWEDAVEFCARLSKKTGKSYRLPSETQWEYACRAGTTTPFHFGDTITSKVANYDSRYTYASAPKGKYRQETTEVGSFPPNAFGLYDMHGTVREWCADIWHDNYNGAPVDESVWKSSADNRYRLLRGGSWLLNSKYCRSAVRSRDELVSRCSDHGFRVVVTASAWTLS, encoded by the coding sequence ATGAGTTATTGCTTAAATCCCGCCTGTCAGAAGTGCCAAAACTCCCACAATGATAAATTTTGTAAAAACTGCGGGACGAAGCTGGTACTTTTAGGGCGTTACCGGGCTTTGGCACCACTTGGACAAGGCGGGTTTGGTAGGACTTTTCGGGCAATTGATGAAGCGAAACCGTCCAAACCAGCTTGTGTAATTAAGCAATTTTTCCCGATACAACAGGGTACGGATACAGCTAATAAAGCAGCAGAGTTATTCCATCAAGAAGCTGTACGGCTAGAAGAATTAGGCAATCATCCGCAGATTCCGGAATTGTTAGCCCATTTTGAGGAAGAGAACCGTCAATATTTGGTGCAACAGTTTATTAACGGACAAAATTTAGCCCATATATTAGAACAACAAGGCGCTTCTAGCGAAACCGAAATTCGCAGCTTGTTGGCAGACTTGCTGCGCGTCTTAGAATTTGTGCATAGTAAGCAGGTAATTCACCGAGATATTAAGCCAGAGAATATCATTCGTCGTCAGGTTGATAATCAACTGGTGTTAGTAGATTTTGGTGCAGCTAAATTTGCGACAGGAACCGCATTAGCCAGAACTGGAACAGTGATTGGTGACTTTCGATATATTGCACCAGAACAAGCAGTCGGGAAAGGAGTTTTTGCCAGCGATTTATATAGTTTGGGCGTCACCTGCATTCATTTGCTGACTAATGTTGAGCCTTTAGAGTTATTTGATACTGATGAGGATGCTTGGGTTTGGCAAAATTACTTACAAAATGCTCTAAGCGACGAATTGCGTAGCATCATAGATAAGATGATCCAAAGAGGTGCGAAACGGCGATATCAATCAGCCGAAGATGTAATAAATGCATTAACTCCGCAAAAGTCATCTGTAGCGCCAACAATTCTGAATATCCCTCAACCTTTACCGCTTAAAACGTTCGATTTTGATGTGGTAACAGTAAACGGACAGGGAATAGAAACTAACCGCCACCGAATGCAAGCAAAATATTTCTCTGAAGACTTAGGTAGTGGGATGACACTAGAAATGGTAGAAATTCCCGGCGGTACTTTCCTCATGGGTTCTCCAGACACGGAGAAGGGGCGAAGTACCAGGGAAAGCCTGCAACATCAAGTAACTGTAGCACCGTTTTTCATAGGAAAATTCACCATTACACAAGCGCAGTGGAAAGTCGTAGCAACTCTGCCAAAAATCAACAGAGAGATGCAACCAGATCCTTCCTACTTCAAAGGTACAAATCGACCAGTAGAAAATGTATCCTGGGAGGATGCTGTAGAATTTTGTGCGCGTCTGTCGAAAAAAACTGGCAAGAGTTATCGTTTACCCAGCGAAACCCAATGGGAATACGCTTGTCGTGCAGGCACAACTACACCTTTTCACTTTGGCGATACAATTACTTCTAAAGTAGCGAACTACGACAGTAGATATACTTACGCCTCTGCACCGAAGGGAAAATATCGTCAGGAAACGACGGAAGTGGGGAGTTTTCCTCCGAATGCCTTTGGATTATACGATATGCACGGAACTGTTAGGGAATGGTGTGCTGATATTTGGCATGATAACTACAATGGTGCGCCTGTTGATGAGAGTGTGTGGAAGTCTAGCGCAGATAACCGATATCGGCTGTTGCGTGGGGGTTCGTGGCTTCTCAATTCTAAGTACTGTCGGAGTGCGGTTCGTAGCAGGGATGAACTGGTTAGTAGGTGCAGCGATCACGGTTTTCGGGTTGTAGTTACTGCCTCGGCGTGGACTCTTTCCTAG
- a CDS encoding ABC transporter permease has protein sequence MTGTVSHQQEEIPLEIMLKSQDKPRISWQVIFTLLMFFYMYLPILVLTFYSFNESTYSAGWEGFTLKWYLKLFQDTRVLTALQNSLTVALCAVAIAAVLGTIMAVGLARYTFPGKTLYRGVSYLPLIIPDIAIAVATLVFLAVIGMPLSLWTIVAAHVVFCLAYVALVVSSRISGLNPHLEEAALDLGATPVQAFIQVLLPELMPAIISGCLLAFVLSMDDFLIASFTAGTGATTLPLEIFSRIRTGVKPDINALSVMLMIVSGFVAFVAELLRYRSEQKRFK, from the coding sequence ATGACAGGCACCGTCAGCCATCAGCAGGAGGAAATCCCTTTAGAGATTATGTTGAAGTCCCAGGATAAACCTCGTATTTCTTGGCAGGTTATTTTCACACTGCTGATGTTCTTTTATATGTACCTGCCCATTCTGGTACTGACGTTTTATAGTTTTAACGAGTCTACCTATAGCGCTGGTTGGGAAGGATTCACCCTCAAATGGTATCTGAAGCTGTTTCAGGACACCCGCGTCCTGACGGCGCTGCAAAATAGCTTAACCGTGGCGTTGTGTGCAGTAGCGATCGCTGCCGTCTTAGGCACCATAATGGCAGTTGGTTTAGCCCGTTATACCTTTCCGGGGAAAACCTTGTATCGCGGCGTTTCTTACCTGCCGCTGATTATTCCCGATATTGCGATCGCTGTTGCCACGCTGGTATTTTTAGCCGTTATTGGTATGCCGTTGAGCTTGTGGACAATTGTGGCAGCTCATGTCGTCTTTTGTCTTGCCTACGTCGCCTTGGTGGTTTCTTCTCGAATTAGCGGTTTAAACCCCCATTTAGAAGAAGCTGCCCTCGATTTAGGAGCGACGCCAGTACAAGCTTTTATCCAGGTGTTGCTTCCAGAATTAATGCCAGCAATTATTTCCGGTTGCCTGTTAGCTTTTGTCCTCAGCATGGACGACTTTCTCATTGCTAGCTTCACTGCCGGTACGGGTGCCACAACATTACCCCTAGAAATCTTTAGCCGCATCCGCACTGGCGTTAAACCGGATATCAACGCTCTCAGCGTGATGCTGATGATTGTGTCAGGTTTTGTCGCTTTTGTTGCTGAATTGCTCCGCTACCGCAGCGAACAAAAACGCTTTAAATAG
- a CDS encoding ABC transporter ATP-binding protein, whose amino-acid sequence MSQTSLAEQRSPETTNELDVELRKVFKVFNGETAVRGVDLEIHRGEFFSILGPSGCGKTTTLRLMAGFETPSAGEVLIQGQTMNHVPPHRRPVNTVFQSYALFSHLSVWENIAFGLRIKKRPRTEISERVQEALKLVKMETYANRFPSQLSGGQQQRVALARALVNRPAVVLLDEPLGALDLKLRKQMQVELSNLHQDLGLTFVMVTHDQEEALSLSDRIAVMRGGKIEQIGSPTEIYEHPKTPFVADFIGDTNLFEGRIEASDYSTLKVVTKSGLPVVVQPLEPWDEIGVQEVVVCVRPEKIQLSLYPPAMPINCFEGRLKHVMYMGTHVHYVVELLSGDRLTVRQMNTVGIEPALHTPIYAHWAATDCLAMNA is encoded by the coding sequence ATGTCTCAAACTTCTTTAGCAGAACAACGCTCTCCGGAGACTACAAATGAACTGGATGTGGAACTCCGCAAGGTTTTTAAGGTATTCAATGGAGAAACAGCAGTCCGGGGGGTTGATCTGGAGATCCACCGAGGAGAATTTTTCAGTATTTTAGGCCCCTCTGGCTGTGGCAAGACCACAACTTTGCGCTTAATGGCTGGGTTTGAAACTCCCTCGGCAGGAGAGGTGCTGATTCAGGGGCAGACGATGAACCATGTGCCGCCCCACCGGCGTCCGGTGAATACCGTTTTTCAGAGCTATGCTTTGTTTAGCCATCTGAGCGTTTGGGAAAATATTGCTTTCGGATTGCGAATTAAAAAGCGACCCAGGACCGAAATTTCCGAACGAGTGCAAGAAGCGCTGAAGCTGGTCAAAATGGAAACCTATGCTAACCGCTTTCCTTCCCAGCTTTCTGGGGGACAACAGCAACGAGTGGCTTTAGCACGGGCGCTAGTGAATCGTCCAGCGGTGGTTTTGCTGGATGAACCTTTGGGGGCATTGGATTTGAAGCTGCGTAAACAGATGCAGGTGGAATTATCCAATTTACATCAAGACCTCGGGTTGACGTTTGTGATGGTGACGCACGACCAGGAGGAAGCGCTAAGTCTCTCCGACCGGATTGCAGTCATGCGTGGGGGCAAGATTGAGCAAATTGGTTCGCCTACTGAAATCTACGAGCATCCCAAAACACCATTTGTGGCGGATTTCATTGGGGATACCAATCTATTTGAGGGGCGGATTGAAGCTTCTGACTACTCAACGCTCAAAGTTGTCACCAAAAGCGGTTTGCCAGTTGTGGTGCAGCCGTTAGAGCCTTGGGATGAGATTGGTGTCCAGGAGGTTGTGGTATGCGTGCGTCCAGAGAAGATTCAGCTAAGTCTCTATCCGCCAGCGATGCCAATCAACTGCTTTGAAGGTCGTCTGAAGCACGTGATGTACATGGGAACTCATGTTCATTATGTGGTGGAGTTACTTTCAGGCGATCGCTTAACGGTTCGGCAGATGAATACTGTGGGAATTGAGCCTGCCTTGCATACTCCTATCTATGCTCACTGGGCAGCTACCGATTGTCTGGCAATGAATGCCTAG
- a CDS encoding DUF4335 domain-containing protein produces the protein MTIRRPYSLPNCTLILEGLSDATAAGQVDTRPLMSILVNAECHFAGKEKPLTGGRDFFESLVTAASNYAQEFLSGVPHSHSLKDKPSLVQFQKIDAHLHRLIVESPGSGGDSTHSGASSGTATTLQARQVDITTVQLFDLVEAVDQFLADGRTLPDIMLSIAPVPKRYAKAEVPVAQRAAPAAVGVTSLALAAIAFSRVPPPEVKNLKDPLPQPNSLTTPASPVSSEQPTASPTSSSAEATDLETLVTAAPELTDPTQLYFLQRKLQNNIYQKWTTRRQFRQDLVYRVGVGKDGAVVGYKPVNSAARDRLEETPLPELLYIPATGSDISKEPLAQFRVVFTRRGVPQVSPWYGYKEKPSLGPEITDSAQIESLEARLSEQLKQNWQATPSFPRSLQYRVAVNKDGVVADYEPQNQPAFDYEDETPLPKLFQPSNSPDAVPQEPLAQFRVVFAPNGTIEVRSLQRN, from the coding sequence ATGACTATTCGCCGTCCGTACAGTCTGCCTAACTGCACGCTGATCCTAGAAGGGTTAAGCGATGCTACAGCTGCTGGTCAGGTGGACACCCGACCCTTAATGTCTATCCTGGTTAATGCTGAGTGCCATTTTGCGGGTAAGGAGAAGCCATTAACGGGAGGACGTGACTTTTTTGAAAGCCTGGTGACAGCAGCCAGCAACTATGCTCAAGAATTCTTGAGTGGGGTGCCTCACTCCCATAGTCTGAAAGACAAGCCGAGTTTAGTGCAGTTTCAGAAAATAGATGCCCATCTGCATCGGTTAATTGTTGAGTCGCCGGGAAGTGGTGGAGACTCGACTCATAGTGGCGCATCCAGTGGGACAGCCACAACCCTCCAAGCAAGACAAGTTGATATCACAACGGTACAGCTGTTTGATTTAGTGGAGGCGGTGGATCAGTTCCTGGCTGATGGTCGCACGCTGCCAGACATCATGCTGTCCATCGCGCCGGTTCCGAAACGCTATGCGAAGGCTGAAGTGCCGGTGGCACAACGCGCCGCACCAGCAGCAGTTGGGGTCACGAGTTTGGCGTTGGCAGCGATCGCGTTTTCTAGGGTTCCCCCTCCCGAAGTCAAGAACCTCAAAGATCCCTTGCCCCAGCCCAACAGCTTAACGACGCCTGCTAGCCCTGTCTCGTCCGAGCAGCCGACAGCAAGCCCCACGTCATCTAGCGCTGAAGCTACCGACTTGGAAACCCTGGTGACAGCAGCACCAGAGCTGACCGATCCCACCCAGTTGTACTTCTTACAACGGAAACTGCAAAACAACATTTATCAGAAGTGGACGACCCGCCGCCAGTTTCGGCAAGACTTAGTTTATCGGGTGGGCGTAGGGAAAGACGGAGCTGTGGTGGGTTACAAGCCAGTTAACTCAGCCGCACGCGATCGCTTAGAAGAAACTCCGCTCCCAGAATTGCTCTATATCCCTGCCACTGGTAGCGACATCAGCAAAGAACCCCTGGCTCAGTTCCGGGTGGTATTTACTAGACGAGGCGTCCCCCAAGTGAGTCCCTGGTATGGGTATAAAGAAAAGCCCAGCCTCGGTCCAGAAATTACCGACTCAGCTCAGATAGAGAGTTTAGAAGCTCGGCTTTCCGAACAACTCAAGCAAAATTGGCAAGCCACTCCCAGTTTTCCACGGAGCTTACAATACCGTGTCGCCGTAAACAAAGACGGTGTCGTCGCCGATTACGAGCCACAGAATCAACCAGCCTTTGATTACGAGGATGAAACGCCCCTGCCTAAACTCTTCCAGCCGAGCAACTCGCCAGACGCTGTCCCCCAGGAACCCCTCGCCCAATTCAGAGTGGTGTTCGCACCCAACGGCACCATCGAAGTTAGGTCGTTGCAGAGAAATTGA
- a CDS encoding spermidine/putrescine ABC transporter substrate-binding protein, with product MSGCGWTLAQVRSAPANSDASNNKLLYLYTWAGYTDEDLLKRFTKETGIKVIADVYDSNEAMLARIQALGGGDYSIIYPSDYTVRKMVELGLLSEIDRSRVVGLDRLFPRFQNPVYDPENRYSIPLSWGTTGLIYNTQKLKQPPADWNYLWDNQQALSRRMTLLNDVREVMGAVLKMLGYSYNSKDPQQIKQAYEKLMALKPALASFTSDAWRTQILTGDLLLAMGFSSDANEIIPENKNLQYLIPRSGSSVWTDTLVVPITAPNPEGAYAWINFMLQPDVAAQICERLSFATPNQAGYNQLPDEIRNNQILFPAEAVLAQCEGVAPLGKVAEVYESYWTRLTSS from the coding sequence ATGTCTGGTTGCGGCTGGACGCTTGCCCAAGTGCGCTCGGCACCCGCCAACTCTGATGCATCCAACAACAAGTTATTGTATCTCTACACTTGGGCTGGCTATACCGATGAGGATTTGTTAAAACGCTTTACCAAAGAGACTGGAATCAAGGTCATTGCTGATGTCTATGATTCCAACGAAGCGATGCTAGCCAGGATTCAAGCATTGGGAGGCGGGGACTACAGCATTATTTACCCATCTGACTATACGGTGAGGAAGATGGTGGAACTGGGCTTGCTCAGTGAAATCGATCGCTCCCGTGTGGTAGGTTTGGATCGGTTGTTTCCCCGCTTCCAGAATCCCGTCTATGACCCAGAAAACCGCTACAGCATACCTCTGAGTTGGGGAACAACGGGTCTCATTTACAACACCCAGAAGCTGAAGCAACCACCAGCAGATTGGAATTATCTCTGGGACAATCAGCAGGCACTTTCTCGAAGGATGACCTTGCTGAATGATGTTCGGGAAGTAATGGGTGCGGTGTTGAAAATGCTGGGGTACTCTTACAACTCAAAAGACCCGCAGCAGATTAAACAGGCGTATGAAAAGTTAATGGCGCTCAAACCGGCCCTCGCTTCTTTCACCTCTGATGCCTGGAGAACTCAAATTTTAACTGGGGATTTGCTGCTGGCAATGGGATTTTCATCCGATGCCAATGAAATTATTCCAGAAAATAAAAACTTACAATATCTAATTCCTCGGAGTGGTTCTTCGGTGTGGACTGACACACTGGTTGTTCCGATAACAGCTCCCAATCCAGAAGGAGCTTATGCCTGGATTAACTTTATGTTGCAACCTGATGTCGCCGCTCAGATTTGCGAACGTTTAAGTTTCGCAACACCCAATCAAGCTGGCTACAACCAGTTACCGGATGAAATTCGTAACAATCAGATTTTATTTCCCGCAGAGGCGGTACTTGCTCAATGCGAAGGCGTTGCGCCGCTTGGAAAAGTTGCCGAAGTTTATGAATCCTATTGGACTCGATTGACGAGCAGCTAA
- a CDS encoding DUF1517 domain-containing protein, protein MRNKLLSAIKPLLKSLFVFGLILTLTLGHADGALAARSGGRIGGGSFRAPSRSYSPPSRTYAPPSGGYYPAPYPGGGFGGGFGFPLLFPFFGIGGGFGGLFTILIFLGIANFLVSSFRRVGVGDAGEADSLGYGNPKVSVAEVQVGLLAEARSLQGELDELARTSDMSSAIGRAQVLQESTLALLRHPEYWVYGAAESQQTALQAAEAKFNQLALGERSKVTEETLSNVNNQLKAATPKASLPAGSEEAGKLANQMMAEGPSEYIIVTILVGAEGNLQLPKINSTDDLRQALRQIGGIGSDRLLAVEILWAPQAEGDTLTSDDLLAEYPNLKLV, encoded by the coding sequence ATGCGTAATAAACTGCTTTCAGCAATTAAACCCCTTTTGAAATCTTTGTTCGTCTTTGGTCTGATCCTTACCCTGACGCTAGGTCATGCTGACGGAGCTTTAGCAGCTCGCTCAGGCGGTCGGATTGGAGGGGGTTCCTTTAGAGCGCCCAGCCGCAGCTATTCGCCTCCTAGCCGCACCTACGCGCCACCATCCGGCGGATATTATCCGGCTCCTTATCCTGGGGGTGGATTTGGGGGTGGATTTGGGTTCCCGTTGCTATTTCCCTTCTTTGGCATCGGGGGCGGATTTGGCGGTCTGTTTACAATTTTGATTTTCCTGGGAATCGCTAACTTCTTGGTTTCCAGCTTCCGCCGCGTTGGTGTTGGCGACGCAGGTGAAGCCGATTCGCTGGGCTACGGCAATCCCAAAGTTTCTGTGGCAGAGGTGCAAGTGGGTCTTTTGGCAGAAGCTCGCAGCTTGCAAGGAGAATTAGACGAGTTGGCGCGTACATCTGATATGAGTTCCGCCATCGGTCGTGCCCAAGTGCTTCAAGAAAGTACCCTAGCTTTGCTACGTCACCCGGAATACTGGGTGTATGGGGCAGCAGAATCTCAGCAAACAGCGTTACAAGCCGCAGAAGCCAAGTTTAATCAGCTAGCTCTGGGTGAACGCAGCAAAGTCACCGAAGAGACTCTCTCGAACGTCAATAATCAGCTCAAGGCAGCAACGCCCAAAGCATCTTTACCGGCGGGATCTGAGGAAGCTGGCAAGCTTGCAAATCAGATGATGGCAGAAGGCCCTAGTGAATACATTATTGTGACGATTTTGGTGGGTGCCGAAGGCAATCTGCAACTGCCGAAAATCAACAGCACTGACGATTTGCGTCAAGCCTTGCGTCAGATTGGTGGCATCGGGAGCGATCGCCTACTTGCAGTAGAAATTCTCTGGGCACCTCAGGCAGAAGGCGACACGCTTACCTCTGATGATTTGCTGGCTGAGTATCCCAATCTCAAACTTGTTTAA
- a CDS encoding ABC transporter permease has protein sequence MGSRRPGLKWLEPMALLGPAGIWLGLLLVLPTLVIFQLSLVPGIRPGDVVNPSGLDNYTLVFQPVYLQVIGRSLFFAIGTTIVCLLLGFPVAYWIGQMAPKQWRNLLLLGFVLPLWTSSLLRSYAWITILRPTGVLNTMLTTLGLPALELLNQSSAVFIGMGYSYLPYMVLILYASVEKLDRRLLEASADLGANPIDTFWKVTVPQTLPGIAAGSLLVFISTLGDFVDPELLGGASSMTISRLIYNQFLGATQNWGFGSSLSMVLIFAVSVAIALLIKYGDSTPQK, from the coding sequence ATGGGCAGCAGACGCCCCGGCTTGAAGTGGTTGGAACCAATGGCACTGCTGGGTCCTGCTGGTATCTGGTTGGGTTTGTTGCTAGTGCTGCCAACGCTGGTGATTTTTCAGCTGAGTTTAGTGCCAGGAATCCGACCTGGGGATGTGGTGAATCCCAGCGGTTTGGATAACTATACGCTGGTGTTTCAACCAGTTTACTTGCAGGTAATCGGGCGATCGCTATTTTTTGCAATTGGCACTACAATCGTTTGTCTTTTACTCGGATTTCCAGTTGCCTACTGGATTGGTCAAATGGCACCGAAACAGTGGCGAAATTTGCTGCTGCTAGGCTTTGTCTTGCCTTTGTGGACATCATCGCTGCTGCGTTCTTACGCCTGGATTACAATTTTGCGTCCTACGGGTGTCCTGAACACGATGTTAACGACTTTAGGACTTCCGGCTTTGGAGTTGCTGAACCAGAGTTCAGCCGTGTTTATTGGGATGGGTTACAGTTATTTGCCCTACATGGTGTTAATTCTTTACGCTTCTGTAGAAAAACTGGATCGGCGGTTGCTGGAGGCATCTGCCGATTTGGGGGCAAATCCGATTGACACTTTTTGGAAAGTGACTGTCCCGCAAACGCTACCAGGAATCGCTGCGGGTTCTTTGCTTGTATTTATTAGTACTTTAGGGGATTTTGTCGATCCGGAATTGCTGGGTGGTGCCTCCAGCATGACCATATCCCGCTTGATTTATAACCAGTTTTTAGGTGCGACTCAGAATTGGGGATTTGGCTCATCTTTGAGTATGGTATTAATTTTTGCCGTGAGTGTAGCGATCGCGCTTTTGATTAAATACGGCGATAGCACACCGCAAAAATAA
- the mrdA gene encoding penicillin-binding protein 2: protein MTLIARSSSIGRQSTPRTVGRRLQSVIIMLLVTLLLAGGIGARLVFLQVVQGERNRQLAENNRIRLIPKQPARGTIFDRKGRVLASSRLSHSVFLWPIARKQKDWPATLSRLSELLNVPEKEIQKQLEKAGYTSTSLLRIARDINPAQITALEEYRSQLEGVEVDIEGVRNYPNAEVGAHVLGYTGEMNDEELAKMKDQGYRLGDVIGQMGVEAAFEKPLRGEWGGQQVEVDGAGQVLRILGQKKAKAGKDVQLTLDLDLQKAAERALGDRKGAIVAMDPNNGAILAMVSRPGFDPNVFSKRITPETWKKVQSKGNPFVNRALRVFPPASTFKIVTASAAIESGKYSPNTVLATYPYLTVGGIRFGEWNHAGFGPLGFVGALAMSSDTFFYQIGKGIGGPTLIDWTRKYGFGQKTGIELASEELPGLVADAAWKEKRLKQEWTIGDTVNMSIGQGFLQTTPLQVAVMFAVPANGGYRVKPHLLKDNEASKNWRESLNMKPETLRVVRQGLRSVVTSGTGKAVNAPTLPPVAGKSGTAEAPPGLSHAWFGAYAPADKPKIVVVAFAEHSGGGGGKVAAPMVLKVLEAYFQVKKPVKPVK, encoded by the coding sequence ATGACCTTAATCGCTCGGTCTTCCTCAATTGGGCGTCAATCCACCCCCCGAACTGTGGGCCGACGTCTCCAATCTGTAATTATCATGTTGCTCGTTACCTTACTCTTGGCGGGTGGGATTGGCGCTCGTTTAGTTTTTTTACAAGTGGTTCAGGGGGAACGTAACCGACAGCTGGCAGAAAACAATCGGATTCGTTTGATTCCCAAACAGCCGGCCCGAGGCACCATTTTCGACCGCAAGGGAAGAGTTTTGGCGAGCAGTCGGCTGTCTCACTCGGTTTTTTTGTGGCCCATCGCCCGCAAGCAGAAGGATTGGCCTGCTACCCTCAGCCGCCTTTCGGAACTGTTAAATGTTCCTGAGAAAGAAATTCAAAAGCAACTAGAAAAAGCCGGTTATACCTCGACCTCGCTGTTACGAATTGCTCGTGACATCAATCCTGCCCAAATTACGGCACTTGAAGAGTACAGGAGCCAACTAGAGGGCGTAGAGGTGGATATTGAAGGGGTACGAAACTACCCCAACGCTGAGGTGGGCGCTCACGTCTTAGGGTATACGGGGGAAATGAACGATGAAGAGCTAGCCAAGATGAAAGATCAAGGCTACCGCTTGGGTGATGTGATTGGCCAGATGGGTGTGGAGGCAGCTTTTGAAAAACCGCTACGGGGAGAATGGGGCGGTCAACAAGTTGAGGTAGATGGTGCGGGTCAAGTGCTGCGGATTCTTGGTCAGAAAAAGGCGAAGGCTGGGAAGGATGTGCAGTTAACGCTGGATCTGGATTTGCAGAAGGCTGCGGAGCGGGCATTGGGCGATCGCAAGGGCGCAATCGTGGCAATGGACCCCAACAATGGGGCAATTTTGGCAATGGTCAGCCGCCCAGGCTTCGATCCCAACGTTTTCTCTAAGCGGATCACCCCAGAAACTTGGAAGAAAGTACAAAGTAAGGGCAACCCCTTCGTCAACCGCGCTTTAAGAGTCTTTCCACCAGCGAGTACCTTCAAGATTGTCACGGCTAGCGCTGCGATTGAATCGGGTAAATATTCTCCGAATACGGTATTAGCAACCTATCCTTACTTAACCGTCGGTGGGATTCGGTTTGGGGAATGGAACCATGCTGGATTTGGCCCCTTGGGATTTGTTGGGGCGCTAGCGATGAGTAGCGATACTTTCTTTTATCAGATTGGTAAAGGAATAGGTGGTCCCACCTTGATTGACTGGACTCGGAAGTATGGCTTTGGTCAAAAAACGGGGATTGAGTTAGCTTCAGAAGAATTGCCGGGGTTGGTTGCGGATGCAGCCTGGAAGGAGAAGCGATTGAAGCAGGAATGGACTATCGGAGACACGGTGAATATGTCCATTGGTCAGGGCTTCTTGCAAACGACGCCGCTACAAGTTGCCGTGATGTTTGCGGTTCCGGCAAATGGTGGCTATCGAGTTAAACCCCACCTGCTCAAAGATAATGAGGCGTCCAAAAACTGGCGAGAGTCCTTGAATATGAAACCAGAAACGCTAAGGGTGGTGCGCCAAGGACTCCGGAGCGTTGTGACTAGCGGCACTGGAAAAGCGGTGAATGCGCCAACGCTACCCCCGGTTGCCGGGAAGAGTGGTACGGCAGAGGCTCCACCAGGACTGTCTCACGCCTGGTTTGGTGCCTATGCGCCTGCGGACAAGCCAAAGATTGTGGTTGTGGCGTTTGCGGAACATTCTGGAGGCGGCGGCGGTAAGGTAGCAGCCCCAATGGTGTTAAAAGTTTTGGAGGCTTATTTTCAGGTCAAGAAACCTGTTAAACCCGTTAAGTAA